A single genomic interval of Helianthus annuus cultivar XRQ/B chromosome 6, HanXRQr2.0-SUNRISE, whole genome shotgun sequence harbors:
- the LOC110864341 gene encoding ACT domain-containing protein ACR8: MMEMEMRPCLDEFEKLLVRMNTPRVMIDNAGCVNATLVMIDSARKDGILLDAVQVLTDLNLLIKKGYVSSDGCWNMDVFHVTNLDGNKLTDDSIINCIQQSLGTIHHTRSKSIDGMTAIELTGTDRVGLLSEVFAVLSDLKCDVVESKVWTHNGRIASLIYLKDCESGCPINDSQKLESIEARLRNVLKGDNDIRSAKTSVSMAVTHTERRLHQMMFADRDYERTSVIKTSGECSPAVSVQNCLEKGYSVVNIQCKDRPKLLFDVVFTLSDMQYTVFHATIDTTDNGAYLEFFIRHTDGTAISSEAEKQRVTLCLKSAIERRASGGVRLELRKEDKPGLLAEVTRAFRENALNVTRAEISTTMGKAENIFYVTDAHGNHVDSKTIESVRQRIGLDYLRVKELPLAFRNNEKGENVEGGAVLLALGSLLRRNLSNLGGLIIKSYS; this comes from the exons ATGATGGAGATGGAGATGAGACCTTGTTTAGACGAATTTGAAAAGCTTCTTGTTCGAATGAACACtccaag GGTGATGATCGATAATGCTGGTTGTGTAAACGCAACTCTAGTCATG ATTGATAGTGCCAGGAAAGATGGGATACTTTTAGATGCGGTTCAAGTTCTTACAGATCTTAATCTTTTAATTAAAAAAGGTTATGTCTCCTCTGATGGATGTTGGAACATGGATG tGTTTCATGTGACGAATTTGGATGGAAACAAATTGACTGATGACAGCATCATTAACTGCATTCAACAA TCACTAGGAACCATTCACCACACAAGATCCAAATCCATAGACGGAATGACCGCAATCGAGTTAACGGGTACCGACAGAGTCGGTCTCTTATCCGAGGTTTTCGCAGTCCTCTCTGATCTCAAGTGTGATGTGGTGGAGTCCAAAGTATGGACTCACAACGGGCGTATCGCTTCTCTTATTTACTTAAAAGATTGCGAGTCAGGATGCCCGATTAACGATTCTCAGAAACTTGAGAGCATCGAGGCTCGATTAAGAAACGTGCTCAAAGGGGATAACGATATCCGAAGTGCAAAAACCTCGGTTTCTATGGCTGTCACTCACACAGAGAGACGGCTTCACCAGATGATGTTTGCAGACCGTGATTACGAGAGAACTTCGGTTATTAAAACTAGCGGTGAATGCTCTCCGGCTGTATCGGTTCAAAACTGTTTAGAGAAAGGGTACTCCGTTGTTAACATCCAGTGCAAAGATCGTCCCAAGCTTTTATTCGATGTTGTTTTCACTCTATCCGATATGCAATACACCGTCTTTCATGCCACGATCGACACCACAGATAACGGCGCATATTTG GAATTTTTTATTAGACATACGGATGGGACCGCAATAAGTTCAGAAGCCGAAAAGCAACGTGTAACTCTATGCTTAAAATCCGCCATCGAGAGAAGAGCATCCGGGGGTGTTCGGCTGGAGCTACGCAAGGAAGATAAACCAGGACTATTAGCCGAAGTGACACGGGCATTCAGAGAGAACGCGTTAAACGTTACAAGAGCCGAAATATCTACGACAATGGGTAAAGCGGAGAACATATTCTACGTGACGGATGCACATGGAAACCACGTTGATTCAAAAACCATAGAATCGGTTCGACAAAGAATCGGGTTAGATTACTTGAGAGTAAAGGAATTGCCATTAGCATTTAGGAATAATGAAAAGGGAGAGAATGTTGAGGGTGGGGCAGTGTTGTTAGCACTTGGAAGCTTATTAAGAAGGAACCTTTCCAACTTAGGGGGGTTGATAATTAAGTCATATTCTTGA
- the LOC110866056 gene encoding uncharacterized protein LOC110866056: MGKGEEGEPHHTHEKNDEVDMELFKFHSVAYRVINHIDDTPPPESADPTYTDWKELDALVSQWIYSTVSDDLLTRILDTEASARTTWLKLEKIFLSNKKAKAAALETRFVNLTLAACSSVDDYCKQLKDIANQLDDVDEPVTESRLVLQLVRGLSQEYDTTASLINSQDADWDLARSMLNDEVIRQAARQQQSSSVLVASTVPNSTTQSQQPSAATSSPDNTTATNSGSYQSNYRGRGRGKHG, translated from the exons ATGGGGAAAGGGGAAGAAGGAGAACCACACCACACGCATGAGAAAAATGATGAGGTGGACATGGAG TTGTTCAAGTTTCATTCAGTTGCATATCGGGTCATCAATCACATCGATGACACCCCACCACCAGAGTCGGCTGATCCAACATACACGGATTGGAAGGAATTAGACGCTTTGGTCTCCCAATGGATTTATAGCACAGTTTCTGATGACCTACTTACTCGAATTCTTGACACAGAGGCATCGGCCCGTACCACTTGGCTAAAGCTTGAAAAAATCTTTCTTAGCAATAAGAAAGCCAAAGCAGCAGCTCTTGAAACACGGTTCGTAAACCTCACCCTTGCGGCCTGTAGCTCAGTTGACGACTATTGCAAACAATTAAAGGATATAGCAAATCAATTGGACGATGTTGACGAGCCGGTGACGGAATCACGTCTGGTACTTCAATTGGTTCGTGGCCTCTCTCAAGAATATGACACCACAGCTTCTTTAATTAACTCACAGGATGCAGATTGGGATCTTGCCAGATCTATGCTAAACGATGAAGTCATCCGTCAGGCTGCTCGTCAACAGCAATCTTCATCCGTTTTAGTCGCCTCAACCGTCCCAAACTCAACAACCCAGTCGCAACAGCCCTCTGCAGCAACATCCTCACCTGATAACACAACTGCAACCAACTCAGGCTCCTACCAGTCCAATTATAGAGGCCGGGGTCGTGGAAAACATGGTTAA
- the LOC110864340 gene encoding ACT domain-containing protein ACR8 translates to MMEMEMRPCLDEFEKLLVRMNTPRVMIDNAGCVNATLVMIDSARKDGILLEAVQVLTDLNLLIKKGYVSSDGCWNMDVFHVTNLDGKKLTDDSIINCIQQSLGTIHHTRSKSIDGMTAIELTGTDRVGLLSEVFAVLSDLKCDVVESKVWTHNGRIASLIYLKDCESGCPINDSQKLESIEARLRNVLKGDNDIRSAKTSVSMAVTHTERRLHQMMFADRDYERTSVKTSGECSLAVSVQNCLEKGYSVVNIQCKDRPKLLFDVVFTLSDMQYTVFHATIDTTENGAYLEFFIRHTDGTAISSEDEKQRVTLCLKSAIERRASGGVRLELRKDDKPGLLAEVTRAFRENALNVTRAEISTTMGKAENIFYVTDAHGNHVDSKTIESVRQRIGLDYLRVKELPLAFRNNEKGENVEGGAVLLSIGSLLRRNLSNLGGLIKSYS, encoded by the exons ATGATGGAGATGGAGATGAGACCTTGTTTAGATGAGTTTGAAAAGCTTCTTGTTCGAATGAACACTCCAAg GGTGATGATAGATAATGCTGGTTGTGTAAACGCAACTCTTGTCATG ATTGATAGTGCCAGGAAAGATGGGATACTTTTAGAGGCGGTTCAAGTTCTTACTGATCTTAATCTTTTAATTAAAAAAGGTTATGTCTCCTCTGATGGATGTTGGAACATGGATG tgTTTCATGTGACGAATTTGGATGGAAAAAAACTAACTGATGACAGCATCATTAACTGCATTCAACAA TCACTAGGAACCATTCACCACACAAGATCCAAATCTATAGACGGAATGACCGCAATCGAGCTAACGGGTACCGACAGAGTCGGTCTCTTATCCGAGGTTTTCGCAGTCCTCTCTGATCTCAAGTGTGATGTGGTGGAATCCAAAGTATGGACTCACAACGGGCGTATCGCTTCTCTTATTTACTTAAAAGATTGCGAGTCAGGATGTCCGATTAACGATTCTCAGAAACTTGAGAGCATAGAGGCTCGATTAAGAAACGTGCTCAAAGGGGATAACGATATCCGAAGTGCAAAAACCTCGGTTTCTATGGCGGTTACTCACACAGAGAGACGACTTCACCAGATGATGTTTGCAGATCGTGATTACGAGAGAACTTCGGTTAAAACTAGCGGTGAATGCTCTCTGGCTGTATCGGTTCAGAACTGTTTAGAGAAAGGGTACTCTGTTGTTAACATCCAGTGCAAAGATCGTCCCAAGCTTTTATTCGATGTTGTTTTCACTCTATCCGATATGCAATACACAGTGTTCCACGCCACGATCGACACTACAGAGAACGGCGCGTATTTG GAATTTTTTATTAGACATACGGATGGGACCGCAATAAGTTCAGAAGACGAAAAGCAACGTGTGACTCTATGCTTAAAATCCGCCATCGAGAGAAGAGCATCTGGGGGTGTTCGGCTGGAGCTACGCAAGGACGATAAACCAGGACTACTAGCCGAAGTGACACGAGCATTCAGGGAGAACGCGCTAAACGTTACAAGAGCCGAAATATCTACGACAATGGGTAAGGCGGAGAACATATTCTACGTGACGGATGCACATGGAAACCACGTTGATTCAAAAACCATAGAATCGGTTCGACAAAGAATCGGGTTAGATTACTTGAGAGTAAAGGAATTACCATTAGCATTTAGGAATAATGAAAAGGGGGAGAATGTGGAGGGTGGGGCAGTGTTGTTATCAATTGGAAGCTTACTAAGAAGGAACCTTTCTAACTTAGGGGGGTTGATTAAGTCATATTCTTGA